A single genomic interval of Ramlibacter sp. harbors:
- a CDS encoding DUF11 domain-containing protein, with protein sequence MSFGALLIHCLRHARASCALALLALASVFGAAWAQTCAVPGWDGPVTASGVINSYHGGSGSPSAGASSISVASATGQRTNTRALRAGDLILVIQMQDSSSPSNAGQYEYAQIVAISGTTLSLNAPLANSYAQSMNTSNVRNWQVVWVPQYSAATISGTVSADRWTINTSTGVATGGVVAMDVAGSLAINGTITAAGSGFRGGAGFHGTGNRAGGAYTDTDYNFTTTVASMNGAPKGEGIEGTPFMVFDGTATPVNYFTLLGQGYAAGAAGRGPRSNAAGGGNDGEPVASGNQYNSGGGGGGNGGAGGRGGNAWNSNGSGGALNQPLGGNTGNEAGGLGGNAMTNSATRLVMGGGGGAGTANNGTTPANSVTTWPPTTSTVANGADGPISSSGASGGGIVLVRAGSLSATAGVIDASGYNAHNKSPTSNTDSAGGGGAGGSVVVVAGSGTGAGLTIRARGGYGGRSDYFNHGPGGGAGGGYVLTNFAGATLDVTGGLNGLDACCGGTGGNGSPKAWNATAGSNGVSSTGGGSATGVQSSYACLPVINVTKTTLTPTITTATGATAVYSINLSNSGGAASNVFLLDATLPPGWAYTSTPAATFTYSPAPPPAGNSPAAGAETTSAGTPGALPVSTVATANSATAVSLRASGSAPGVTPTTGSNNPNFGSFYLPQNGSITVSFVATIPNTATVGTYHNPAGVVFLDPTRSSTAVRMVTPASQANANRSGTNYSANTTYASGATSSVLGSNYSGLAGGPTTEDVQLLPDFSITKTAPASATPGRTISYTITPRNNGRAIGSLTYSVNQASDVTTANVPATLGSNPVTVTDTLPAGVTVGAVFTGTGWTCTGTSPMVCTLANASAYPIAASTNFASLTGTATLTQACSGATPQTNSVAISIAAGETLTADNTATAVTTPTCTTANVQVTKTNGTGSVASGSTTSYTVTVSNLGPGSAADMTLTDSAGTGLNCTSATCAAAGGAVCPAASMPFGSLTTGVQIATFPSGSTATFVVTCGVTATGF encoded by the coding sequence ATGTCGTTCGGAGCCCTCCTGATCCACTGCCTGCGGCACGCGCGGGCAAGCTGCGCGCTGGCGTTGCTCGCGCTGGCCAGCGTCTTCGGCGCGGCCTGGGCGCAGACCTGCGCGGTGCCGGGCTGGGACGGCCCGGTCACCGCCAGCGGGGTCATCAACTCCTACCACGGCGGCAGCGGCAGCCCCTCGGCCGGGGCCTCGTCGATCTCGGTGGCATCGGCCACCGGTCAGCGCACCAACACCCGCGCCCTGCGCGCGGGCGACCTGATTCTCGTCATCCAGATGCAGGACTCGTCCAGCCCGTCCAACGCCGGGCAATACGAGTACGCGCAGATCGTGGCCATCAGCGGGACCACGCTGTCCCTGAACGCGCCGCTGGCCAACTCGTACGCGCAGAGCATGAACACCAGCAATGTGCGCAACTGGCAGGTGGTGTGGGTGCCCCAGTATTCGGCCGCCACCATCAGCGGCACCGTGAGCGCCGACCGCTGGACCATCAACACCTCGACGGGCGTGGCCACAGGAGGCGTGGTGGCCATGGATGTGGCCGGCTCGCTCGCCATCAACGGCACCATCACCGCGGCAGGCTCGGGCTTTCGGGGCGGGGCCGGCTTTCACGGCACGGGCAACCGGGCCGGCGGCGCCTACACCGACACCGACTACAACTTCACCACCACGGTGGCCAGCATGAACGGCGCGCCCAAGGGCGAGGGCATTGAAGGCACGCCTTTCATGGTGTTTGACGGCACGGCCACGCCGGTCAACTACTTCACCCTGCTGGGGCAGGGCTATGCCGCGGGCGCCGCGGGCCGGGGGCCGCGCAGCAACGCCGCGGGCGGCGGCAACGATGGCGAGCCCGTGGCCAGCGGCAACCAGTACAACTCCGGCGGTGGTGGCGGCGGCAACGGCGGCGCCGGCGGCCGGGGCGGCAATGCCTGGAACAGCAACGGCTCCGGCGGCGCGCTCAACCAGCCGCTGGGCGGCAACACTGGCAACGAAGCCGGTGGCCTGGGCGGCAATGCCATGACCAACAGCGCCACGCGCCTGGTCATGGGGGGCGGCGGCGGCGCGGGCACCGCCAACAACGGCACCACACCGGCCAACAGCGTCACCACCTGGCCACCCACCACCTCGACCGTGGCCAATGGCGCCGACGGGCCCATTTCCTCGTCGGGCGCCAGCGGCGGCGGCATTGTGCTGGTGCGGGCCGGCTCGCTGAGCGCCACGGCCGGCGTGATCGACGCCAGCGGCTACAACGCGCACAACAAATCGCCCACCAGCAACACCGACTCGGCCGGCGGCGGCGGCGCCGGCGGCTCCGTGGTCGTGGTCGCGGGCAGCGGCACGGGCGCCGGCCTGACCATCCGCGCCCGTGGCGGCTATGGCGGCCGCTCCGACTATTTCAACCACGGCCCGGGCGGGGGCGCGGGCGGCGGCTACGTGCTGACCAACTTTGCCGGTGCCACACTGGACGTGACGGGCGGGCTCAACGGCCTGGATGCCTGCTGCGGCGGCACCGGGGGCAACGGCAGCCCCAAGGCCTGGAACGCCACCGCCGGCAGCAATGGCGTGAGCTCCACCGGCGGCGGATCGGCCACCGGCGTGCAGAGCAGCTACGCCTGCCTGCCCGTCATCAATGTCACCAAGACCACGCTGACGCCCACCATCACCACCGCCACGGGTGCCACCGCGGTCTACAGCATCAACCTGAGCAACAGCGGCGGCGCCGCGTCCAACGTGTTCCTGCTCGACGCCACGCTGCCCCCGGGCTGGGCCTACACCAGCACGCCGGCGGCCACCTTCACCTACAGCCCGGCGCCACCGCCCGCGGGCAACTCGCCCGCGGCCGGCGCCGAAACCACTTCCGCCGGAACACCGGGGGCGCTGCCCGTGAGTACCGTGGCCACCGCCAACTCGGCCACCGCCGTGTCGCTGCGCGCCTCGGGCTCGGCCCCGGGCGTGACGCCCACCACGGGCAGCAACAACCCCAATTTCGGCAGCTTCTACCTGCCGCAAAACGGCAGCATCACGGTGAGCTTTGTGGCCACCATCCCCAACACGGCCACGGTGGGCACCTACCACAACCCCGCGGGCGTGGTGTTTCTGGACCCCACCCGCAGCAGCACCGCGGTGCGCATGGTGACGCCGGCCAGCCAGGCCAACGCCAACCGCTCGGGCACCAACTACAGCGCCAACACCACCTATGCCAGCGGCGCCACCAGCAGCGTGCTGGGCAGCAACTACAGCGGCCTGGCCGGCGGGCCCACCACGGAAGACGTGCAGTTGCTGCCCGACTTCAGCATCACCAAGACCGCCCCGGCATCGGCCACGCCGGGGCGCACCATCAGCTACACCATCACCCCGCGCAACAACGGCCGCGCCATTGGCAGCCTGACCTACAGCGTCAACCAGGCCAGCGACGTGACCACCGCCAACGTGCCCGCCACGCTGGGCTCCAACCCGGTCACGGTGACCGACACCCTGCCGGCCGGCGTGACGGTGGGCGCGGTGTTCACCGGCACCGGCTGGACCTGCACCGGCACCAGCCCCATGGTGTGCACCCTGGCCAATGCCAGCGCCTACCCCATTGCCGCATCGACCAACTTTGCATCGCTCACCGGCACCGCCACCCTCACGCAGGCCTGCTCGGGCGCCACACCGCAGACCAACAGCGTGGCGATCTCGATTGCCGCGGGCGAAACCCTGACCGCGGACAACACCGCCACCGCCGTCACCACCCCCACCTGCACCACCGCCAACGTGCAGGTCACCAAGACCAATGGCACGGGCTCGGTGGCCTCGGGCAGCACCACCAGCTACACCGTCACCGTGAGCAACCTCGGCCCGGGCAGCGCGGCCGACATGACGCTCACCGACAGTGCGGGCACGGGGCTGAACTGCACCAGCGCCACCTGCGCGGCCGCCGGTGGCGCCGTCTGTCCGGCGGCCTCGATGCCGTTTGGCAGCCTGACCACGGGCGTGCAGATCGCCACCTTCCCGTCGGGCTCGACCGCCACCTTCGTGGTGACCTGCGGGGTCACCGCCACCGGCTTCTAG
- the trmB gene encoding tRNA (guanosine(46)-N7)-methyltransferase TrmB has translation MSESPETPVPHLRTIRSFVRRAGRTTIAQAKAFEALGPRFLLPYQASPLDGASAFGRAAPTVLEIGFGMGEATAHIAALLPEKNFLCCEVHEPGVGALLKRLGERGLTNVRIVAHDAVEVIDQMLPLASLDGVHIFFPDPWHKKKHNKRRLIQPPLVHRLAQRLRPGGYLHCATDWEPYARQMLQVLSAEPLLRNTAPEFAPKPDYRPLTKFENRGLRLGHGVWDLVFTRV, from the coding sequence ATGAGCGAATCCCCAGAGACCCCGGTGCCCCACCTGCGCACCATCCGCAGCTTTGTGCGCCGCGCCGGCCGGACCACCATCGCCCAGGCCAAGGCCTTCGAGGCCCTCGGCCCGCGCTTCCTGCTGCCCTACCAGGCCAGCCCGCTGGATGGCGCCAGTGCCTTTGGCCGCGCCGCGCCCACCGTGCTTGAAATCGGCTTTGGCATGGGCGAGGCCACGGCCCACATCGCGGCGCTGCTGCCGGAAAAGAACTTCCTGTGTTGCGAGGTCCATGAACCCGGCGTGGGCGCGCTGCTCAAGCGCCTGGGCGAGCGCGGGCTGACCAATGTGCGCATCGTGGCCCACGACGCGGTGGAAGTGATCGACCAGATGCTGCCACTGGCCAGCCTGGACGGCGTGCACATCTTTTTCCCTGATCCCTGGCACAAGAAAAAGCACAACAAGCGCCGCCTGATCCAGCCCCCGCTGGTCCACCGGCTGGCGCAACGCCTGCGCCCTGGCGGTTACCTGCACTGCGCCACCGACTGGGAGCCCTATGCCCGGCAGATGCTGCAGGTGCTCTCGGCCGAGCCGCTGCTGCGCAACACGGCACCGGAATTTGCCCCCAAGCCCGACTACCGCCCCCTGACCAAGTTCGAGAACCGGGGGCTCAGGCTCGGCCACGGCGTCTGGGACCTGGTGTTCACCCGGGTCTGA
- a CDS encoding ABC transporter substrate-binding protein, which produces MNTNRRNVLGSGLAMTWALWGANAAWAQPKGSGPRKIVLGQSVPLTGAAAEIGLAFSAGAKLYVDAFNERKNNPGWTFELRQLDDGYDPAKAAVNAKKMLDDGADLLFGFVGTASADAAAAVAKADNAIFFAPFAASDALRDASHTGVFHVRPSLADEAYKMVRHCATLGQNRIAVFAEDDAMGRAGLAAINKAIADLKLPPLAASAFVPVNSEKVDAAVAALFKAEPQAVIQVSLFRSTASFIRKMRKAGYAGSFMNFSVVGIDPLFTALGKDIGGVVVSQVVPSPRSSATPIVKEYLAAIDNSEQAPSYESLEGFIAAKTLSEAVRRAGKGFDKAKLQATMASMTDYDIGGFRINLRAGVRDSVRAIDLISITPDGKIIR; this is translated from the coding sequence ATGAACACCAATCGAAGGAACGTCCTGGGATCGGGCCTGGCCATGACATGGGCCCTATGGGGTGCCAACGCAGCCTGGGCGCAGCCCAAGGGCAGCGGCCCGCGCAAGATCGTGCTCGGCCAGTCGGTGCCCCTGACCGGCGCGGCGGCCGAAATCGGGCTGGCTTTTTCGGCCGGCGCCAAGCTCTATGTTGATGCGTTCAACGAACGCAAGAACAACCCGGGCTGGACTTTCGAGCTGCGCCAGCTCGATGATGGCTACGACCCCGCCAAGGCCGCCGTCAACGCCAAGAAGATGCTCGACGATGGTGCCGACCTGCTGTTCGGCTTTGTCGGCACCGCCAGCGCCGACGCCGCGGCTGCGGTCGCCAAGGCTGACAACGCCATTTTCTTCGCCCCGTTTGCCGCCTCGGACGCGCTGCGCGATGCCTCCCACACCGGGGTCTTCCATGTCCGGCCCAGCCTGGCCGACGAGGCCTACAAGATGGTGCGGCATTGCGCCACGCTGGGCCAGAACCGCATCGCCGTGTTCGCCGAGGACGACGCCATGGGCCGGGCCGGCCTGGCCGCCATCAACAAGGCCATTGCCGACCTCAAGCTGCCGCCGCTCGCCGCCTCGGCCTTCGTGCCGGTCAACAGCGAAAAGGTGGACGCTGCCGTGGCCGCGCTGTTCAAGGCCGAGCCCCAGGCCGTCATCCAGGTCTCGCTGTTCCGGTCCACCGCCTCCTTCATCCGCAAGATGCGCAAGGCTGGCTACGCGGGCTCGTTCATGAACTTTTCCGTGGTGGGCATTGACCCGCTGTTCACCGCGCTGGGCAAGGACATCGGCGGCGTGGTGGTGTCGCAGGTGGTGCCGTCCCCCCGCAGTTCAGCCACGCCCATCGTCAAGGAATACCTGGCCGCCATCGACAACTCGGAGCAGGCGCCCTCCTATGAAAGCCTGGAGGGCTTCATTGCTGCCAAGACACTGTCCGAGGCGGTGCGCCGCGCCGGCAAGGGGTTCGACAAGGCCAAGCTCCAAGCCACCATGGCCAGCATGACCGACTACGACATCGGCGGCTTCCGCATCAACCTGCGCGCGGGCGTGCGGGACTCGGTGCGCGCCATCGACCTGATTTCGATCACCCCTGACGGCAAGATCATCCGCTAG
- a CDS encoding methyltransferase domain-containing protein produces MKGGKPVTFERYYDSEWLERGAYFVHHRRRFVQTWNAVTGLGLGGGLVLDAGGVGPVAACLAQSGWEAHGTDVDLRGPLPFPDHCFHLSLCTEVIEHIKDVDSQDVKDLEAFNYSGVRNMLRELRRTLRPDGLLLVTTPNASSLHMLGKWIHGELLLADPHHVREFTPAELNRVARDCGLRPVWSRTIDSWDQGRSEAVDRVAGLLQGMPSLPAIDRGDNILALFAPA; encoded by the coding sequence ATGAAGGGTGGCAAACCGGTGACATTTGAACGGTATTACGACAGTGAGTGGCTTGAGCGTGGAGCATACTTTGTTCACCACCGGCGCCGCTTTGTGCAGACCTGGAACGCCGTTACCGGGCTCGGGCTTGGCGGCGGGCTGGTGCTGGACGCCGGTGGGGTGGGGCCCGTGGCTGCGTGCCTGGCCCAAAGCGGCTGGGAGGCCCACGGCACCGATGTCGACCTGCGGGGCCCGTTGCCGTTCCCGGACCACTGCTTTCACCTGAGCCTGTGCACCGAGGTCATCGAGCACATCAAGGACGTTGACAGCCAGGACGTGAAGGACCTGGAGGCCTTCAACTACTCGGGCGTCAGGAATATGTTGCGCGAACTGCGGCGCACGCTGCGGCCTGATGGCCTGCTGCTGGTGACCACGCCCAACGCGTCGTCGCTGCACATGCTGGGCAAATGGATCCATGGCGAGTTGTTGCTGGCCGATCCCCATCACGTTCGTGAGTTCACGCCCGCGGAACTGAATCGCGTGGCGCGGGACTGCGGCCTCAGGCCGGTCTGGTCCCGAACCATCGACAGCTGGGACCAGGGGCGCAGCGAGGCCGTGGACCGCGTCGCGGGGCTGTTGCAAGGCATGCCGTCGCTGCCGGCGATCGACCGGGGTGACAACATCCTTGCGCTGTTTGCGCCCGCCTGA
- a CDS encoding class I SAM-dependent methyltransferase: protein MSPDLDWLKKSLTATLDAPEPDAQAGGARYLVDFLGHYVNGSAVTMVPMARMDQLQACIEDVLRRGVPGDLMECGVWRGGLPIFMRAMLKAHGVTDRCVWAADSFEGLPEPDAKRFPKEAKAHHGALMRDGFRHFAAGLDVVRANFERYGLLDGQVRFLPGWFKDTLPDAPIERLAVLRLDGDYHESTRDCLVHLYDRLSVGGYLIVDDYGEDEWTDCRAAVDAFRAGRGIDEPMVQVDRRCWYWRRER, encoded by the coding sequence ATGAGTCCTGATCTGGACTGGCTCAAGAAGAGCCTTACCGCCACCCTGGACGCACCCGAGCCCGATGCCCAGGCGGGTGGCGCGCGCTATCTCGTTGACTTTCTGGGGCACTACGTGAACGGCAGCGCGGTCACCATGGTGCCGATGGCGCGCATGGACCAGCTCCAGGCCTGCATCGAGGACGTGCTGCGGCGCGGCGTGCCCGGTGACCTGATGGAGTGTGGCGTCTGGCGTGGTGGCCTGCCCATCTTCATGCGCGCGATGCTGAAGGCCCACGGCGTTACCGATCGCTGCGTGTGGGCGGCCGACTCGTTCGAGGGCTTGCCCGAACCCGACGCAAAGCGATTCCCCAAGGAGGCCAAGGCCCACCACGGTGCCTTGATGCGCGACGGCTTCAGGCACTTCGCGGCGGGGCTTGACGTGGTCAGGGCGAACTTTGAACGCTATGGCCTGCTGGACGGTCAGGTGCGCTTCCTGCCCGGCTGGTTCAAGGACACCCTGCCCGATGCGCCCATCGAGCGGCTGGCGGTCCTCCGGCTGGATGGCGACTACCACGAGTCCACGCGCGACTGCCTCGTGCATCTGTACGACAGGCTCTCGGTCGGGGGCTATCTGATCGTTGACGACTACGGCGAGGACGAATGGACCGATTGCCGCGCGGCCGTGGACGCATTCAGGGCCGGGCGCGGCATCGACGAGCCGATGGTGCAGGTGGACCGCCGCTGCTGGTACTGGCGGCGCGAGCGCTAG
- a CDS encoding acyl carrier protein encodes MSDVLALVASVLQIQPADLREDDGTETVPAWDSLKTILLASMIEITYGITLDNHDIEQLTSIPGVREVLARHGRQ; translated from the coding sequence ATGTCAGACGTACTGGCCCTGGTGGCATCGGTCCTGCAAATTCAACCCGCGGACCTTCGGGAAGACGATGGTACAGAGACTGTCCCGGCCTGGGACAGCCTGAAAACCATCCTGCTGGCCAGCATGATCGAGATCACCTACGGCATCACGCTGGACAACCACGACATTGAACAGCTCACCTCGATCCCGGGTGTCCGGGAGGTGCTGGCCCGACATGGCCGCCAGTGA
- a CDS encoding HAD-IIIC family phosphatase, with product MAASELPGALRARLSQPPWTPADLFACADALQRFAQEAAGSGAGVVRVAVAGDFTCDLLARAIACAMAQEGDVPLLHVAPFGVMQQECLNPASALHAFGPDLVVLVPDWREAVQPLPPDTPAAAVDADTQQQVSRFEHLWAALEARGRTLIQHTLVPPPLQWQGIAERRSAAGLCNRIDALNRALLEAGAGRVSWLEADRLAAQVGLAAWSPARFHYAGKIGFDPRFLPDYLPWFRGAWRAATGRARKLLVLDLDDTLWGGTIGDDGLEGIALGPDRGARGEAFAAWQHYIAQMGQRGVMLAVCSKNAPELAASGFDHRFSALRRDDFAAFVCSWEDKATGLRQIAAELNLGLDAMVFVDDNPAERALVQRLLPEVTVVDLGTDPVRFIDRLEAGHWFDSQGHTAADLQRTATYAARREARAAQSTASDLASYLADLDMVGQLGPAQTTDLPRLAQMELKTNQFNLTTRRYSQVELAGALGQAGRQLLTFQLKDRFGDHGLVASLVVVREGDALTIDSWLMSCRVFARSAEQFILGALAALAREQGATVLRGEYLPTPRNGVVADLYPRLGFAPACTQGRFWQRELAAPLDDLASPIRAAS from the coding sequence ATGGCCGCCAGTGAACTGCCCGGCGCGCTGCGCGCGCGCCTGTCGCAACCCCCATGGACGCCCGCTGACCTGTTTGCCTGCGCCGACGCCCTGCAGCGCTTTGCGCAGGAAGCGGCGGGCAGCGGCGCGGGCGTCGTGCGGGTCGCCGTGGCTGGCGACTTCACGTGCGACCTGCTGGCCCGGGCCATCGCCTGCGCCATGGCACAGGAAGGCGATGTGCCCCTGCTGCATGTGGCCCCCTTCGGCGTGATGCAGCAGGAATGCCTGAACCCGGCCTCTGCCCTGCACGCGTTTGGTCCCGACCTCGTGGTACTGGTCCCTGACTGGCGCGAGGCGGTGCAGCCCTTGCCCCCCGACACGCCCGCCGCGGCGGTCGATGCAGACACCCAGCAGCAGGTGAGCCGCTTCGAGCACCTGTGGGCAGCGCTGGAAGCACGGGGCCGCACCCTCATCCAGCACACCCTGGTGCCGCCACCGCTGCAATGGCAGGGCATCGCCGAACGCCGCAGCGCAGCCGGCCTCTGCAACCGGATTGATGCGCTCAACCGCGCCCTGCTGGAAGCTGGCGCGGGGCGGGTCAGCTGGCTGGAGGCCGACCGGCTGGCGGCCCAGGTGGGGCTCGCGGCCTGGTCGCCAGCGCGGTTCCATTACGCCGGGAAAATCGGCTTCGACCCCAGATTCCTGCCCGACTACCTGCCCTGGTTTCGCGGCGCCTGGCGCGCCGCGACCGGCCGCGCCAGGAAGCTGCTGGTGCTGGACCTGGACGACACCCTCTGGGGCGGGACCATTGGCGACGATGGCCTGGAGGGAATTGCGCTGGGCCCGGACCGCGGCGCCCGGGGCGAGGCATTTGCCGCATGGCAACACTACATTGCCCAGATGGGCCAGCGGGGCGTCATGCTGGCCGTGTGCAGCAAGAACGCACCCGAGCTGGCGGCCAGCGGATTCGACCACCGCTTCAGCGCGCTGCGCCGCGACGACTTTGCCGCCTTCGTCTGCAGCTGGGAAGACAAGGCCACGGGCCTGCGCCAAATCGCTGCCGAACTCAACCTCGGGCTCGATGCCATGGTCTTCGTGGACGACAACCCCGCCGAACGGGCCCTGGTGCAGCGGCTGCTGCCCGAGGTCACGGTGGTGGACCTGGGCACGGACCCGGTCCGCTTCATCGACCGCCTGGAAGCCGGGCACTGGTTCGACTCGCAGGGCCATACCGCAGCCGACCTGCAGCGCACGGCAACCTACGCTGCGCGCCGCGAAGCGCGCGCCGCGCAGTCCACGGCAAGCGACCTTGCGTCCTACCTGGCCGATCTCGACATGGTCGGGCAGCTGGGCCCTGCGCAAACCACCGATCTGCCACGGCTGGCGCAGATGGAGCTCAAGACCAACCAGTTCAACCTGACCACGCGGCGCTATTCACAGGTGGAACTGGCAGGCGCGCTGGGACAGGCCGGCCGCCAGCTTCTCACCTTCCAGCTCAAGGACCGGTTTGGCGACCACGGGCTGGTCGCCTCCCTTGTGGTGGTGCGCGAAGGGGATGCATTGACCATCGACAGCTGGCTCATGAGTTGCCGCGTGTTCGCGCGCTCGGCCGAACAGTTCATTCTGGGTGCGCTTGCAGCCTTGGCCCGCGAACAAGGGGCCACCGTTCTGCGCGGCGAGTACCTCCCCACACCGCGCAACGGCGTCGTGGCCGACCTCTACCCCCGGCTGGGCTTTGCGCCTGCCTGCACGCAGGGGCGGTTCTGGCAACGCGAGCTGGCCGCGCCGCTGGACGACCTCGCCTCGCCCATCCGCGCGGCGTCCTAG
- a CDS encoding class I SAM-dependent methyltransferase, with the protein MGFPPGHFYSAIPDPADLLRREGQVWALRDKLSGVDIREPAQLALLERLRPHVGGIDYPVDAPAEPGRYYYMNGMFPVLDAEFLYGALGLLKPRRIVEVGSGFSSLVMADANRELFGGALDITCIEPYPRDFLRAGVPGITRLLPTRVEETDPAVFEQLEAGDLLFIDSSHVSKAGSDVNHLFFEVLPRLKPGVYVHLHDIFLPDEYPRPWIIDEQRSWTEQYLLHAFLMFNHDWQVVWMAHYMLSRQRDAVTSVFPRCPALGAGGSFWMQRCQR; encoded by the coding sequence GTGGGCTTTCCCCCCGGCCATTTCTACTCCGCCATCCCCGATCCTGCTGACCTGCTGCGCCGTGAGGGCCAGGTCTGGGCGCTGCGGGACAAGCTGTCGGGCGTGGACATTCGCGAACCGGCGCAACTCGCGCTGCTGGAGCGCCTGCGGCCCCATGTGGGCGGCATCGACTACCCCGTCGACGCACCGGCCGAGCCTGGCCGTTACTACTACATGAATGGCATGTTCCCGGTGCTCGACGCCGAGTTTCTGTACGGGGCGCTGGGCCTGTTGAAACCCCGGCGCATCGTGGAGGTGGGCTCGGGCTTCTCGTCCCTGGTGATGGCGGACGCCAACCGCGAGCTGTTTGGCGGCGCGCTGGACATCACCTGCATCGAACCCTATCCGCGCGACTTTTTGCGCGCGGGGGTGCCGGGGATCACCCGCCTGCTCCCCACACGGGTCGAAGAAACCGACCCGGCCGTGTTTGAACAACTGGAGGCCGGCGACCTGCTGTTCATCGATTCGTCCCATGTGTCCAAGGCCGGCAGTGACGTGAATCACCTTTTCTTCGAGGTGCTGCCGCGCCTGAAGCCGGGCGTGTATGTGCACCTGCACGACATCTTCCTGCCCGATGAATACCCGCGGCCCTGGATCATCGACGAGCAGCGCAGCTGGACCGAGCAATACCTGCTGCATGCCTTCCTGATGTTCAACCACGACTGGCAGGTGGTGTGGATGGCGCATTACATGCTCAGCCGCCAGCGCGACGCGGTGACCTCGGTGTTTCCGCGGTGTCCCGCGCTGGGCGCGGGCGGCAGCTTCTGGATGCAGCGTTGCCAGCGCTGA
- a CDS encoding class I SAM-dependent methyltransferase, which produces MLDAHLSAQLDAAWGNPDSWVANGLQWTHLEEVRALINRRVSGDAAIGPLAWFARHLATSGALPLGRVLVLGCGAGRVERELHERGWAREIVAFDLSPKVLAVARASAAGIAAIEYVQANMDELPLGEPPFMPGSFDAVLGIASVHHCSRLHALFSAVSRLLVPGGWFFLDEYVGPDRFQYSPTHMAQVCALADLLPDRLLTTRGGEVKRGFRAPTVDEVIAVDPSEAVCSSQILPLLGEQFEVVAQRPYGGSLLHLLLADVAQNFQPPEARPWLQALIDAEEELDRLGALEQHFSCVVARQRHAASGAPSRPR; this is translated from the coding sequence ATGCTTGATGCCCACCTCTCCGCCCAGCTGGATGCCGCCTGGGGCAATCCTGACTCCTGGGTAGCCAATGGCCTGCAATGGACCCATCTGGAAGAAGTTCGCGCCCTGATCAACCGCCGGGTCAGCGGTGACGCGGCCATCGGGCCACTGGCCTGGTTCGCCCGCCATCTGGCCACCAGCGGCGCCCTGCCCCTGGGCCGCGTGCTGGTGCTGGGCTGCGGTGCCGGGCGGGTCGAGCGTGAACTGCACGAGCGGGGTTGGGCACGGGAGATCGTGGCATTCGACCTGTCCCCCAAGGTACTCGCCGTGGCGCGCGCGAGCGCCGCCGGCATCGCCGCGATTGAATACGTCCAGGCCAACATGGACGAGCTGCCCCTGGGCGAGCCGCCGTTCATGCCCGGCAGTTTTGACGCCGTGCTGGGCATTGCCAGCGTGCACCATTGTTCGCGCTTGCACGCGCTGTTCAGCGCCGTCTCGCGCCTGCTGGTGCCCGGCGGCTGGTTTTTCCTGGACGAATATGTCGGGCCAGACCGGTTCCAGTACTCCCCCACCCACATGGCCCAGGTCTGCGCTCTGGCCGACCTGCTGCCCGACCGGCTGCTCACCACGCGCGGCGGCGAGGTCAAGCGGGGCTTCAGGGCACCGACGGTGGACGAAGTCATTGCCGTGGACCCGAGCGAGGCGGTCTGTTCATCGCAGATCCTGCCGCTGCTGGGCGAGCAGTTCGAGGTCGTGGCGCAACGGCCCTATGGCGGCTCACTGCTGCATCTGTTGCTGGCCGACGTGGCCCAGAATTTCCAGCCGCCCGAGGCCAGGCCCTGGCTGCAGGCACTGATCGACGCCGAAGAGGAGCTTGACCGGCTCGGCGCGCTGGAGCAGCACTTCAGTTGCGTGGTGGCACGCCAGCGTCACGCAGCCAGCGGCGCACCCAGCCGGCCTCGCTGA